One Solanum lycopersicum chromosome 2, SLM_r2.1 genomic region harbors:
- the LOC101255060 gene encoding peroxidase 10-like, producing the protein MFTASAIMNMKSHVFLIYPLLCFLFLSSFVYGQLDYKYYDTTCPNLTKIVRNGVWSAISNDTRMPASLLRLHFHDCFVNGCDGSILLDDTSTFTGEKNAFPNRNSARGYEVIDAIKANVEKACPSTVSCTDILTLAAREAIYLTRGPFWSVCLGRRDSLTASQSAANDQLPSPFEPLVNITAKFVSKGLDVKDVVVLSGAHTIGFAQCFMFKRRLFDFDGSGNPDPTLDLSLLGSLRSVCPNQSDSDSNLAPLDAVTINRFDNVYFKNLMNNSGLLESDQALMNDNTTAALVSNYSRNPSLFSKEFAASMVKLINIGVLTGQNGEIRKNCRVVN; encoded by the exons ATGTTTACTGCATCTGCAATCATGAACATGAAAAGCCATGTGTTTTTAATCTACCCTTTGCTTTGCTTCTTGTTTCTCAGTTCCTTTGTATATGGCCAGCTTGATTACAAATACTACGATACCACTTGTCCCAACCTCACAAAAATCGTTAGAAATGGTGTCTGGTCTGCTATTTCTAATGACACCAGAATGCCGGCTTCTCTTTTGCGCTTGCACTTCCATGACTGTTTTGTCAAT GGATGTGACGGGTCAATTCTGCTTGATGATACGAGTACATTCACAGGAGAGAAGAATGCATTTCCTAATCGAAATTCAGCCAGAGGATATGAAGTCATTGATGCAATAAAAGCTAATGTGGAGAAAGCTTGCCCATCTACAGTTTCATGTACTGATATATTGACTCTAGCAGCTAGAGAAGCTATTTATCTC ACTAGAGGACCCTTTTGGTCAGTGTGCTTGGGCCGTCGAGATAGTCTTACTGCAAGTCAGAGTGCAGCTAATGATCAGCTTCCATCACCTTTCGAGCCCTTAGTAAACATTACTGCGAAATTTGTTTCTAAGGGTCTTGATGTAAAAGATGTTGTGGTgctttcag GTGCCCACACCATTGGATTTGCTCAATGTTTCATGTTCAAGCGAAGGCTATTTGATTTTGATGGATCAGGCAATCCTGATCCTACACTTGATTTATCATTGCTAGGCAGTCTACGGAGCGTATGCCCTAACCAGAGCGATTCAGATTCCAATTTGGCTCCTCTGGATGCAGTCACAATTAACAGGTTTGACAATGTATATTTCAAGAACCTAATGAACAATTCAGGGCTTCTTGAGTCAGATCAAGCACTCATGAATGACAATACGACTGCTGCACTGGTGTCAAACTACAGCAGGAatccttctcttttctccaaggAGTTTGCTGCATCAATGGTTAAGCTGATCAATATAGGTGTGCTAACAGGACAAAATGGAGAGATCAGAAAGAACTGTAGGGTGGTGAATTAG